In Chitinophaga nivalis, a single genomic region encodes these proteins:
- a CDS encoding DUF4369 domain-containing protein, whose product MKQYIRLMGTWLLLLLPYFSFSQYHYCVEGEFDNKLLGDVHPYSFKDGDTITMELLNSRQCYTTIIKDGHFKFEGEVATPAVASIVLSKKMGTKILIDSSKYVCTFFQEKLANNKVGYDVKVVTTSFFHNLWVTLAQKQGALGKKQRELQELIANSESGYQKNVYKEEWETVNKSLSDLYYQASVTYKGTYEMTYILQSAPDLTYDRYIHYYNELPEAIKKSFYGKRLYEKLMATKK is encoded by the coding sequence ATGAAGCAATATATTCGTTTGATGGGTACCTGGTTGCTGTTGTTGCTGCCATATTTTTCTTTCTCCCAATATCATTATTGCGTTGAGGGGGAATTTGATAATAAACTGTTGGGAGATGTCCACCCCTATAGCTTTAAAGACGGAGATACGATCACGATGGAATTGCTGAACTCCCGTCAGTGCTATACGACTATTATCAAAGACGGGCATTTTAAGTTTGAAGGAGAGGTAGCCACACCAGCTGTTGCCTCGATCGTTCTATCTAAAAAAATGGGTACAAAAATTCTTATCGACAGCAGTAAGTATGTCTGTACTTTCTTCCAGGAAAAATTAGCAAATAATAAAGTAGGTTATGATGTGAAGGTAGTCACTACCTCTTTTTTTCATAATCTATGGGTGACGCTGGCACAAAAGCAAGGCGCGCTGGGAAAAAAACAAAGAGAACTACAGGAGCTGATAGCCAACAGTGAATCCGGGTATCAAAAGAATGTCTATAAAGAAGAGTGGGAAACGGTGAATAAATCCCTGTCGGATCTTTATTATCAGGCATCGGTCACCTATAAGGGCACCTATGAAATGACCTATATACTGCAAAGTGCGCCGGATCTAACTTACGACAGGTATATTCATTATTACAATGAATTGCCCGAGGCTATCAAAAAAAGTTTTTATGGTAAGAGACTGTATGAAAAATTGATGGCTACAAAAAAATGA
- a CDS encoding low-density lipoprotein receptor class A repeat-containing protein, giving the protein MKKISLKDLGTLGIQQLSRENLKNVTGGSWCAPNEFACRNGTCIPISKEMDGVMDCLDGSDEMAHSCSCTLKTTSGTSVDFPISSSANTQELCSDGCKTACDNASGCASWSSVFASSN; this is encoded by the coding sequence ATGAAAAAAATTTCGCTGAAAGATTTAGGTACATTAGGCATTCAACAACTGTCCAGAGAAAACCTGAAAAATGTAACAGGTGGTAGCTGGTGCGCACCGAACGAATTCGCATGTAGGAATGGTACCTGTATCCCCATATCTAAAGAAATGGACGGTGTCATGGATTGTTTGGATGGTAGTGATGAAATGGCACATTCCTGCTCCTGTACATTGAAAACAACTTCCGGAACGAGTGTTGATTTCCCGATTTCCTCCAGTGCCAATACCCAGGAATTATGTTCAGACGGCTGTAAGACTGCCTGTGATAATGCATCGGGTTGTGCCAGCTGGTCATCTGTGTTTGCATCGTCTAACTAA
- a CDS encoding vitamin K epoxide reductase family protein, with product MSIATLFASKKENDLFKTCHYLLKKLQVNVTHTGLSETLQRHVEYPSLLAIKDTLFEYGIESGAIEKGVHSYDAFETPFICSIQQEGWPIACFTLVTSTTAEHIEYLDPITEKPISIPVADFEQIDKHIILLLDTTAPRDEAHFVENSKKQRNHMLTKRVPVFLVLAAILLAGGYILSQPVGMQTWYGLGYLLSAFLGLVVSSLLIWNEIDAHNPFIKEVCGGKSKKLSCNAVLSSSKASLMGISWSVWGFTFFATFFTTQVLFPANTSFMLMWSVLSLLVAPYILFSIYYQWKVVRQWCPLCLAVQAVLAVNALMAVGCLPGTPAFITAIAPYTMAAILFTGLFFLLLTNMAIPQLKDARDGKSYEKRWKKLRYNPEIFQALLDKSDRVTIPVDHLGIVVGNPQATHEIIKVCNPYCGPCSKVHPELEHIIKTNPDVRIRIIFTATGEDTDKRTPPVAHLLAIQQKYGHEKVQLALDDWYLAPHKDYEAFAQKYPMNGELQEQQEKIFAMRDWCNDMKIRATPTIYINGRELPDSYRVNELRNFF from the coding sequence ATGTCGATAGCCACGTTATTTGCCAGTAAAAAAGAGAATGATCTTTTTAAGACTTGTCATTATTTATTAAAAAAACTGCAGGTTAATGTTACCCATACCGGATTGTCTGAAACCCTGCAGCGCCACGTAGAATATCCTTCCCTGCTTGCCATCAAGGATACGCTTTTTGAATATGGTATTGAATCCGGCGCCATAGAAAAAGGAGTGCATAGTTATGATGCATTTGAAACGCCTTTTATTTGTTCCATACAACAGGAAGGTTGGCCCATCGCCTGCTTTACCCTCGTAACCAGTACAACAGCGGAGCATATTGAATACCTGGATCCGATTACGGAAAAGCCTATAAGTATTCCGGTGGCAGATTTTGAGCAGATAGATAAGCACATCATCCTGTTGCTGGATACTACTGCACCCAGGGACGAAGCCCATTTTGTTGAAAACAGCAAAAAGCAACGGAATCATATGTTGACGAAGCGCGTGCCGGTATTCCTGGTATTGGCTGCCATATTGCTGGCGGGTGGTTATATCCTGTCTCAGCCTGTTGGCATGCAAACCTGGTACGGATTGGGATATCTGCTGTCGGCTTTCCTGGGACTGGTTGTTTCATCATTGCTGATTTGGAACGAGATAGATGCACACAATCCCTTTATTAAGGAAGTATGCGGCGGCAAAAGCAAAAAGCTGAGCTGCAATGCGGTGCTGTCCTCTTCAAAAGCATCGCTGATGGGGATCAGCTGGTCCGTATGGGGATTTACATTCTTTGCTACTTTTTTCACTACACAGGTACTTTTTCCTGCTAACACCAGCTTTATGCTGATGTGGTCTGTGCTGTCGCTGTTGGTGGCTCCCTATATTTTATTTTCCATCTATTATCAGTGGAAGGTAGTCAGGCAATGGTGTCCGCTTTGCCTGGCTGTACAGGCGGTATTAGCTGTGAATGCACTGATGGCAGTGGGCTGTTTGCCGGGCACACCTGCATTCATCACCGCTATCGCTCCATATACGATGGCGGCGATCCTGTTTACAGGCCTTTTCTTTTTGCTGCTGACCAATATGGCCATACCGCAACTCAAGGATGCCCGTGATGGGAAAAGTTATGAAAAGAGATGGAAAAAGCTGCGCTATAACCCCGAGATATTTCAGGCGTTACTGGATAAAAGCGACCGGGTTACTATTCCGGTCGATCACCTGGGTATCGTAGTCGGCAACCCGCAGGCTACCCACGAGATTATTAAGGTATGCAACCCTTATTGTGGTCCGTGTTCTAAAGTACATCCGGAATTGGAACATATCATCAAAACAAACCCGGATGTAAGGATACGTATCATATTTACCGCCACCGGAGAGGATACCGATAAAAGAACGCCCCCCGTAGCACACCTGCTGGCGATACAACAAAAATATGGCCATGAAAAGGTACAGCTGGCACTGGATGACTGGTACTTGGCTCCCCATAAAGACTATGAAGCCTTCGCACAAAAATATCCGATGAACGGAGAACTGCAGGAACAACAGGAAAAAATATTCGCGATGCGCGACTGGTGCAACGATATGAAGATCAGGGCTACCCCAACGATATACATCAACGGCAGAGAATTGCCGGATAGCTATCGGGTAAATGAACTCAGGAACTTTTTCTAG
- a CDS encoding TolC family protein, with protein sequence MRPIFLLTFCCLLANPLLAQTTLNIDQSFALLASQNEALRQANINVLLATVDVKDARNAFLPTLSFNAGHTYNMGLAFDQIAGQLVTGNKWSNTANANLSTRTTLFQGFSQINKLKQALLSLESKAIQQNQLRQSLKLELLARYFDATANHALYEISLKQLQYAQEQLEQERAKFALQTNTLVDVAQAESQVATNELSGIVSNTACNSSLVALKQLLGIPLTDTVQLETPNQDIAATAPQHGDSLPAHDPAIQLAALSLQQSTLNLRYARAPYYPTISFFSGYGTNYSSERKDYMSGHYMPFGDQVNQNKALNFGVSLSMPVFDAFKTRNNISRLKLDLQQKQSELNKVKTEREKVLIMATQEYQKSVKEYQVLQVQYHALEKNYQAMKERYDIGETSAMEYNKALLDYNVAAANVIKAKYTLMYNVEVLRVLRGER encoded by the coding sequence ATGCGTCCTATTTTTCTGTTGACCTTTTGCTGTCTGTTGGCTAATCCGCTATTGGCTCAGACCACACTGAATATTGATCAGTCTTTTGCATTACTGGCATCGCAAAATGAGGCGCTCCGTCAGGCCAATATCAATGTGCTATTAGCCACGGTAGATGTAAAGGACGCCCGGAATGCCTTTCTGCCAACTTTGTCGTTTAATGCAGGCCATACCTATAACATGGGACTTGCCTTTGACCAGATCGCCGGCCAGCTGGTGACCGGCAATAAATGGTCGAATACCGCCAATGCCAACCTGAGTACACGCACTACGCTATTCCAGGGATTCAGTCAAATCAATAAACTCAAACAGGCGCTATTAAGTCTGGAAAGTAAAGCAATACAGCAAAATCAACTCCGCCAATCCCTCAAACTGGAATTGCTGGCGCGATACTTTGATGCTACGGCCAACCATGCTTTATATGAAATCAGTCTGAAACAGTTGCAGTACGCACAGGAGCAGCTGGAACAGGAACGCGCAAAATTTGCCTTACAGACCAATACATTGGTAGATGTAGCCCAGGCCGAAAGTCAGGTGGCCACCAACGAGCTAAGTGGTATTGTCAGCAATACCGCCTGCAACAGTAGTCTGGTTGCACTAAAACAACTGTTGGGTATACCGCTGACAGACACTGTGCAACTGGAAACACCCAACCAGGATATTGCAGCTACAGCGCCGCAACATGGCGATAGCCTGCCCGCACATGATCCTGCGATTCAACTCGCTGCATTATCATTACAACAGTCCACTTTAAATTTAAGATATGCCAGGGCGCCCTACTATCCCACCATCAGTTTCTTTAGTGGCTATGGTACCAACTATTCTTCCGAGCGTAAGGATTATATGAGCGGGCACTATATGCCTTTTGGAGATCAGGTAAACCAGAATAAAGCGTTGAATTTCGGGGTGTCTCTCTCCATGCCGGTTTTTGATGCCTTTAAAACCCGGAATAATATCAGCAGACTAAAACTTGATCTGCAACAAAAACAATCTGAGCTGAATAAAGTAAAGACAGAACGGGAGAAAGTGCTCATCATGGCCACACAGGAATATCAGAAATCGGTGAAGGAGTATCAGGTATTGCAGGTGCAATACCATGCATTGGAAAAGAATTATCAGGCGATGAAAGAGCGCTATGATATCGGAGAAACCAGTGCCATGGAATATAACAAGGCTTTACTGGATTATAATGTGGCTGCTGCCAATGTGATCAAAGCTAAATATACACTGATGTACAATGTAGAGGTACTCCGGGTATTGAGGGGAGAAAGATAA
- a CDS encoding phosphatidylinositol-specific phospholipase C1-like protein, translating to MQTIINKALGTVLMAGAAMVCNGQTARLDALKINQVQVLGTHNSYAQPVDSNVLAYIDPIIEKMAEGYMKMMPPEQLKSMAEFHPNKMKMSEGLKYNHPPFDVQLDAGIRSLEIDVYNDPTGNRFNDPAAYRELRKKGVTNLAPFSTKDLDKPGFKVLHMADIDFRTHYTTFKAALTAMRSWSDTHPGHFPIFVMIEAKDKGMPLFPGAASVLPFDEKAFDSLDQEVVATLGRDKLIIPDDVRGQFPTLREAVQAQNWPTVKAARGKFVFLLLPSMAGMNMTSDYAKNKPNLENRVMFLQSLPTDTYAAFFLLDNAMVRKQEIQQYVQQGFFVRTRADIETYEAKVNDYNRANAAFESGAQVISTDFFRPGNGYGTPYVVKLPGGGEARPNPANAKKK from the coding sequence ATGCAGACAATTATTAATAAAGCATTGGGGACAGTGCTGATGGCAGGTGCAGCAATGGTTTGCAATGGACAGACTGCCCGGCTGGATGCGCTTAAAATAAATCAGGTACAGGTACTGGGTACCCATAACAGCTATGCACAGCCGGTAGATTCCAACGTGTTGGCTTACATTGATCCTATCATAGAAAAAATGGCGGAAGGCTATATGAAAATGATGCCGCCGGAACAATTGAAGTCTATGGCAGAATTTCATCCCAATAAGATGAAGATGAGTGAAGGGCTTAAATACAATCATCCACCATTCGATGTACAGCTGGATGCGGGTATCCGAAGCCTGGAGATAGATGTTTACAATGACCCTACAGGTAATCGGTTTAATGACCCGGCTGCCTACCGGGAGCTGCGGAAAAAAGGAGTGACCAACCTGGCGCCGTTTAGTACAAAAGACCTCGATAAACCAGGCTTTAAAGTACTGCATATGGCCGACATCGACTTCCGGACCCATTACACCACTTTCAAAGCGGCACTGACGGCGATGCGGTCATGGTCTGATACACATCCGGGTCACTTCCCCATCTTTGTGATGATAGAAGCAAAGGATAAAGGCATGCCTTTATTCCCGGGTGCTGCCAGCGTATTACCTTTTGATGAAAAGGCATTTGATAGCCTGGATCAGGAAGTGGTGGCCACCTTAGGCCGGGATAAGCTGATCATACCAGATGATGTACGCGGTCAGTTCCCTACCTTGCGGGAAGCAGTACAGGCTCAAAATTGGCCTACCGTGAAGGCGGCGAGGGGTAAATTTGTTTTTCTGTTGCTGCCATCCATGGCGGGTATGAATATGACTTCCGATTATGCCAAAAACAAACCTAACCTGGAAAACAGGGTAATGTTCCTGCAATCACTGCCAACAGATACCTATGCGGCCTTTTTCCTGCTCGACAATGCAATGGTGCGTAAGCAGGAAATACAGCAGTATGTACAGCAGGGCTTTTTTGTCAGAACACGGGCGGATATTGAAACGTATGAAGCCAAGGTGAATGACTACAACAGAGCCAATGCCGCGTTTGAAAGCGGGGCACAGGTTATTTCTACCGATTTTTTCCGCCCCGGAAACGGATATGGTACCCCTTATGTGGTGAAGCTGCCAGGTGGGGGAGAAGCACGGCCGAATCCGGCGAATGCTAAAAAGAAATAG
- a CDS encoding TonB-dependent receptor produces the protein MGSRLLLLILLFPFFCTAQQIRGTILSKEGPLPAATIVIDGNGTQTDLSGAFDINVRKTGTVTLKINYIGFAARTVVVTVKPGLNQLGTILMEPANDVLGEVVVKGASAGSQIRAISIKKNASGIMEVLAADAIGKLPDRNAAEAVQRIQGVSIERDQGEGRYVSVRGTPIQWSATLLNGNRLPTASLDYTDRRIQMDIFPSELIEYVQLSKAITPDMEGDAIGGSINFITKAAPLSRTLRINAAGGYGDQARKGSYNASVVYGDRLMKGKLGFVLSAVIWDRTSAQDRYNMNYDFANPHPVQSYSITDLQLRDYIAHRKTTGLNAGLEYKFNDRHKIQFKGIYSEFVDAQMVRETYFYFNTKNASIIDRASNYHTSLYSGELSGQSVLSGKLTLDWAASMDKSRFQFKNPGYYPMATFQQAVTYEGLAADGKKYLAMDAPDGQGDVIDAVLPHISAATPISNEAMKLSQLVMVRSTNWEENKRFGFNVKYTPDHKLTVKAGGKFIHKNKVVQSPYDIYLGGVLGPAPTMASLGAEPFPYNGGFLSEIGSPYNNVIINQMPLGQLQNLVTPESIRNNKLLPYQIDSATNASGATKYFTGVENVYALYVMGEYKVSDKLTLTGGIRNEYNKVTFNGSKVTTNATGKQVTAITQDNSYNAFLPMLHVKYSVTDKDIVRLAYTRSFARPDFSSLNPGTTQDEMNKVISRGNANLKPTFANNFDVMAEHYFGGIGMVNVGAFYKKLTDLIYNNEWSENINGVRYAVSAPENLQSAWLAGFEAGVVKRFTGLPGYWKGFGVDVNYTFTDSKVKIPRFVNGQKTEDNSVIPKQAKHIFNASLIYEYGKVMARIAGNYKGKYLDVIRQAAGPDHYRWYAENFTVDFSASYAITPRIRAFLELNNITNAPVRYYHGTFNRVEQAEWYSFRGQLGVSAKIF, from the coding sequence ATGGGTAGCCGGCTTTTGTTATTGATCTTACTCTTTCCTTTTTTCTGTACGGCACAGCAGATCAGGGGAACTATTTTATCCAAGGAAGGGCCATTACCTGCTGCTACCATCGTTATTGATGGGAATGGAACCCAAACAGATCTCTCCGGGGCTTTTGATATCAATGTCAGGAAAACCGGAACGGTAACACTTAAAATTAATTACATCGGGTTTGCTGCCAGGACGGTAGTGGTAACCGTAAAGCCCGGCCTGAATCAGCTGGGAACCATCCTGATGGAACCTGCCAATGACGTATTGGGAGAAGTGGTGGTGAAAGGCGCTTCCGCCGGTTCACAGATACGGGCCATCAGCATCAAAAAGAATGCTTCAGGCATTATGGAGGTACTGGCGGCTGATGCTATTGGTAAATTGCCCGATCGTAATGCCGCGGAAGCCGTGCAACGTATTCAGGGCGTTTCTATCGAAAGAGACCAGGGTGAAGGCCGCTATGTGTCGGTTAGAGGTACGCCTATCCAATGGAGCGCTACCCTGCTGAATGGTAACCGTTTACCTACCGCCAGCCTCGATTATACCGACCGGCGTATACAAATGGATATCTTCCCTTCCGAGCTGATAGAGTACGTACAACTGTCGAAAGCCATCACGCCGGATATGGAAGGAGATGCCATCGGAGGTTCCATTAACTTTATTACCAAAGCAGCTCCGCTGTCCCGCACACTCCGGATCAATGCTGCCGGCGGATATGGCGATCAGGCGCGCAAAGGTTCCTACAATGCTTCTGTTGTTTATGGAGACAGACTGATGAAAGGGAAGCTGGGCTTTGTACTGTCTGCGGTGATCTGGGACCGTACTTCTGCGCAGGATCGTTATAATATGAATTACGATTTTGCCAATCCCCACCCGGTGCAATCCTATTCTATTACAGATCTCCAGTTGCGTGACTACATCGCACACCGCAAAACCACCGGCCTGAATGCAGGACTGGAATACAAATTCAATGACCGGCATAAAATACAGTTTAAAGGTATTTACAGTGAGTTTGTAGATGCCCAGATGGTACGGGAAACCTATTTCTATTTCAACACGAAGAATGCCAGCATTATCGACCGGGCTTCCAATTACCACACCAGTCTGTACTCCGGTGAGCTAAGCGGTCAGTCGGTGCTTTCCGGTAAATTAACCCTCGACTGGGCTGCCAGTATGGACAAATCCAGGTTCCAGTTTAAAAATCCCGGTTACTATCCGATGGCCACTTTCCAACAGGCTGTTACCTACGAAGGCCTGGCAGCTGACGGTAAAAAATACCTGGCGATGGATGCCCCGGATGGACAGGGCGATGTGATAGATGCTGTATTGCCGCATATTTCGGCCGCTACGCCTATCAGTAATGAGGCCATGAAACTCTCTCAACTGGTGATGGTACGTAGCACCAACTGGGAAGAAAACAAGCGTTTCGGCTTTAATGTCAAATATACACCGGATCATAAACTCACGGTAAAAGCGGGTGGTAAGTTCATTCACAAAAACAAGGTAGTACAATCTCCCTACGATATCTACTTAGGCGGTGTGCTGGGCCCCGCGCCTACCATGGCCAGTCTGGGAGCGGAGCCATTTCCCTATAATGGTGGTTTCCTCAGTGAAATAGGTTCGCCCTATAATAATGTCATCATCAACCAGATGCCACTGGGCCAGCTGCAAAACCTGGTCACACCGGAAAGTATCCGTAACAACAAGTTGCTGCCTTACCAGATAGATTCTGCTACCAATGCCTCCGGTGCTACCAAATATTTCACGGGTGTAGAAAACGTATATGCGCTGTACGTGATGGGAGAATATAAGGTGTCGGACAAACTGACGCTGACAGGTGGTATTCGCAATGAATATAATAAGGTAACATTCAACGGTAGCAAAGTAACCACCAATGCGACCGGCAAACAGGTGACGGCTATTACACAGGATAACAGCTACAATGCCTTTTTACCGATGCTGCATGTGAAGTATAGTGTGACCGATAAAGACATCGTCCGGCTGGCCTATACCCGCAGCTTTGCACGGCCGGATTTCAGCAGCCTCAATCCCGGTACCACGCAGGACGAAATGAATAAGGTGATCAGCCGGGGTAATGCCAACCTCAAACCAACCTTCGCCAATAACTTTGATGTCATGGCCGAACACTACTTCGGTGGCATCGGCATGGTGAATGTGGGCGCCTTCTATAAAAAACTGACAGATCTTATTTATAACAACGAATGGTCTGAAAATATTAATGGGGTACGTTATGCCGTGAGTGCGCCTGAGAACCTGCAAAGCGCCTGGCTCGCCGGTTTTGAAGCAGGTGTGGTGAAAAGATTTACCGGTTTGCCGGGCTACTGGAAAGGATTTGGGGTAGATGTCAATTATACATTCACGGATTCCAAGGTAAAGATTCCCCGTTTTGTAAATGGCCAGAAAACGGAAGACAACAGCGTCATCCCGAAACAGGCCAAACACATCTTCAATGCATCCCTCATTTACGAGTACGGTAAAGTAATGGCAAGAATAGCCGGTAACTACAAAGGCAAATACCTGGACGTTATCCGCCAGGCGGCAGGCCCCGATCATTACCGTTGGTATGCCGAGAACTTCACAGTAGATTTTTCTGCCTCCTATGCTATTACGCCCCGGATCAGGGCATTCCTGGAACTGAATAACATCACCAACGCGCCTGTCCGTTATTACCATGGCACCTTTAACCGGGTAGAACAGGCGGAATGGTATTCCTTCCGTGGACAGCTGGGCGTGAGTGCTAAAATCTTCTAA